In a genomic window of Thermosynechococcus sp. CL-1:
- a CDS encoding heavy metal translocating P-type ATPase — protein MTATVLSPPPARVHYEVVHHLPGRVRLRIPRLQYDDRYGRQLQALFVQEDSVQQIRLNLPAASLIVQYSPEADNPLHRFGQLIQAAADERLPLPGMLPIDKLVYSPWNTAYFIEKMALPTLALAIVALLPVQTPFYPAIVATVIVIVALPTFQEALESLEHRHLNVTQLESLWTILHTLQGEYMAPVLAAFMGQVGGSLRDMTAQVGENQVFDPLDQQRTYWVERGGTRQNVSVRELQVGDRVIVAAGSAVPVDGTVLWGSAVIQRQFLTGESDLLPCEPEQTVLASSLVVRGQICVVAEAVGEETQVGKTLQLARQAPQLDTRIENYAEEISNQAILPAMGVAAIVYGVTLDAHRAIAPLQLDFGSGIGITIPTAILAALTYAPHVGVYFRNGRALELLSRVNVIVFDKTGTLTEVKGTIVGVNLLKPGLSEQTLLYWLATVEQSINHPFALAILEYAAERGIEGGTYSNWVYEPGKGVAATVEGQEILVGTPQLMRDRQVPIDLDELRTHEGVLWNRSLVCVACNGELVALVFYSNPVRSEAASVIAALQQRGIECYMVTGDHHEVANAVGYATGFRLGQIYTNKMPEDKVELLEKFKNGGEKVVAYVGEGFNDTAAMAYADISITLSEGSDAARQTADLLLMNNRLEGLVQAIALSQEVMNIINQNIALVVIPNVSVVLAGVFLSLHPVIAVLISNGATLLAELNSLRLLTNYRPVKVEHKSSRSRSQTGVLDIPWKKRPRRSFGHFGSELSSESLSNGHVPSET, from the coding sequence ATGACTGCAACTGTGCTTTCCCCGCCGCCAGCAAGGGTTCATTACGAAGTGGTGCATCACTTACCGGGGCGAGTGCGGTTGCGGATTCCCCGCCTGCAATATGACGATCGCTATGGGCGGCAACTGCAAGCTCTCTTTGTTCAAGAAGACAGTGTGCAACAAATTCGCCTTAACTTGCCCGCCGCTAGCCTGATTGTTCAATACAGTCCTGAAGCTGACAATCCCCTTCACCGCTTTGGCCAATTGATTCAGGCCGCAGCAGATGAGCGTTTACCCTTACCGGGGATGCTGCCCATTGATAAGTTGGTGTACTCCCCTTGGAACACCGCTTACTTTATCGAGAAAATGGCGCTACCCACCTTGGCGCTGGCGATCGTGGCGCTACTACCAGTACAAACCCCCTTCTACCCTGCCATTGTCGCCACTGTGATTGTGATTGTGGCACTGCCCACCTTCCAAGAAGCCCTAGAGAGCCTCGAACACCGCCATCTCAACGTCACCCAACTGGAATCCCTCTGGACGATTCTGCATACGCTGCAAGGGGAATACATGGCGCCGGTGTTAGCTGCCTTTATGGGGCAAGTGGGGGGGTCACTGCGGGATATGACCGCTCAAGTGGGGGAAAACCAAGTCTTTGACCCCCTCGATCAACAGCGCACCTATTGGGTAGAGCGGGGCGGCACTCGCCAAAATGTCTCTGTGCGCGAGCTACAGGTGGGCGATCGCGTGATTGTGGCCGCCGGATCTGCGGTGCCCGTGGATGGTACCGTGCTCTGGGGATCCGCCGTGATTCAGCGGCAGTTTCTCACGGGAGAGTCGGATCTACTGCCCTGTGAACCTGAGCAAACGGTGCTGGCCTCTTCCCTTGTGGTGCGGGGACAAATTTGCGTTGTTGCTGAAGCCGTTGGTGAAGAGACGCAGGTGGGCAAAACACTGCAACTGGCTCGCCAAGCGCCGCAACTGGATACCCGCATTGAAAACTACGCTGAGGAAATCTCGAACCAAGCCATTTTGCCGGCAATGGGCGTGGCTGCCATTGTTTATGGGGTTACCTTGGATGCCCATCGGGCGATCGCCCCTCTGCAATTGGATTTTGGCTCAGGGATTGGCATTACCATTCCCACTGCGATTTTGGCAGCCCTCACCTATGCGCCCCATGTCGGGGTGTATTTTCGCAATGGCCGCGCCCTTGAACTGCTCTCACGGGTTAATGTCATTGTTTTTGACAAAACCGGCACACTGACGGAAGTGAAGGGAACCATTGTGGGGGTCAATCTCCTCAAGCCCGGCCTGAGTGAGCAAACGCTACTCTATTGGCTGGCAACTGTGGAACAGTCAATCAATCACCCCTTTGCCCTTGCCATCCTTGAGTATGCGGCTGAACGCGGGATTGAGGGGGGAACCTATAGCAACTGGGTCTATGAGCCGGGTAAGGGGGTGGCAGCAACCGTCGAGGGGCAAGAGATTTTGGTGGGCACCCCCCAACTGATGCGCGATCGCCAAGTGCCCATTGATCTTGATGAACTGCGCACCCATGAAGGCGTGCTTTGGAACCGCTCCCTTGTCTGTGTTGCCTGTAATGGTGAACTGGTGGCACTGGTGTTCTATAGCAACCCCGTGCGTTCTGAAGCCGCTAGTGTGATTGCCGCTCTGCAACAGCGGGGTATTGAGTGCTATATGGTGACGGGAGATCACCACGAAGTCGCCAATGCGGTGGGCTATGCCACTGGCTTTCGTCTCGGTCAAATCTATACCAATAAAATGCCAGAGGACAAAGTTGAACTTCTAGAGAAGTTTAAAAATGGTGGCGAAAAAGTCGTGGCCTATGTGGGGGAAGGCTTCAATGATACAGCAGCAATGGCCTACGCTGATATTTCCATTACCCTTTCTGAAGGCAGTGATGCGGCGCGGCAAACCGCAGATCTTCTCTTGATGAATAATCGCCTTGAGGGACTGGTGCAGGCGATCGCCCTCAGCCAAGAAGTGATGAACATTATCAATCAAAATATTGCCCTTGTGGTCATTCCCAATGTCAGTGTGGTTTTAGCGGGGGTCTTTTTGAGCCTGCACCCTGTGATTGCCGTCTTGATTAGCAATGGAGCAACCCTCTTGGCCGAACTGAATAGCCTGCGCCTCCTCACGAACTATCGCCCCGTC
- the prfC gene encoding peptide chain release factor 3: protein MTSDLHHEITQEVKRRRNFAIISHPDAGKTTLTEKLLLYGGAIHEAGAVKARRAQRQATSDWMEMEQQRGISITSTVLQFEYQGYQINLLDTPGHQDFSEDTYRTLAAADNAVMLVDAAKGLEPQTRKLFEVCQLRGLPIFTFINKLDRPGREPLELIDEIEQELGLIPYPVNWPLGMGDRFRGVYDRLRQNFHFFERTTHGSRAAAETVIALGDPAIDPYIESYRLEYNQLKDELELLDGVGAELDLDLVHQGKMTPVFFGSAMTNFGVRLFLEHFLTYALPPMAYKSDRGAIDPTQEHFTGFVFKLQANMDPKHRDRVAFVRVCSGKFEKDMTVNHARTGKTIRLSRPQKLFAQGRESLETAYAGDVIGLNNPGMFAIGDTLYVGPKLEYEGIPCFSPELFAYLRNPNPSKFKSFQKGVNELREEGAVQIMYSTDESKREPILAAVGQLQFEVVQFRLLNEYGVETRLDPLPYTVARWVLDGWEALAAIGRIFNAVTVKDSWGRPVLLFKNEWNLQQTMADHPKLRLSAIAPLAAAVPA, encoded by the coding sequence ATGACCAGTGACTTACACCATGAAATCACCCAAGAGGTGAAACGACGTCGTAATTTCGCCATTATCTCTCACCCGGATGCCGGGAAAACGACGCTGACGGAAAAGTTACTGCTTTACGGTGGGGCTATTCACGAGGCGGGAGCCGTCAAAGCACGACGGGCACAGCGGCAAGCCACCTCTGACTGGATGGAAATGGAGCAACAACGGGGGATTTCGATTACCTCGACGGTCTTGCAGTTTGAGTACCAAGGCTATCAGATTAACCTCTTGGATACCCCCGGCCACCAAGACTTCAGTGAAGATACCTATCGCACCCTTGCGGCGGCTGATAATGCTGTGATGCTGGTGGATGCGGCCAAGGGTTTAGAACCCCAAACCCGCAAGCTCTTTGAGGTATGCCAACTGCGGGGTCTGCCGATTTTTACATTCATCAACAAGCTGGATCGGCCGGGGCGGGAACCCCTTGAACTGATTGATGAAATTGAACAGGAGCTGGGGCTGATTCCCTATCCTGTGAACTGGCCGCTAGGAATGGGCGATCGCTTTCGCGGCGTCTATGATCGCCTGCGGCAGAATTTTCACTTCTTTGAGCGCACCACCCACGGTAGCCGTGCTGCGGCTGAAACGGTCATTGCCCTTGGGGATCCTGCCATTGATCCCTACATTGAGTCCTATCGCTTGGAATACAACCAACTCAAGGATGAACTAGAACTGCTCGATGGCGTGGGGGCGGAGCTAGATCTTGATCTGGTGCATCAGGGGAAAATGACTCCTGTCTTCTTTGGCAGTGCCATGACCAACTTTGGCGTGCGCCTGTTTCTAGAGCACTTTTTGACCTATGCGTTGCCACCCATGGCCTACAAGAGCGATCGCGGGGCGATTGATCCGACGCAGGAGCATTTCACTGGCTTTGTGTTTAAGCTGCAGGCCAATATGGATCCGAAACATCGCGATCGCGTCGCCTTTGTGCGGGTCTGTAGCGGCAAATTTGAAAAGGACATGACCGTCAACCATGCTCGCACCGGCAAAACCATCCGCCTTTCTCGTCCCCAAAAACTCTTTGCCCAAGGTCGCGAATCCCTTGAAACGGCCTATGCGGGCGATGTGATTGGCCTGAATAATCCAGGCATGTTTGCCATTGGCGACACCCTCTATGTCGGCCCCAAATTGGAATATGAAGGCATTCCCTGTTTTTCCCCAGAACTCTTTGCCTATCTGCGCAACCCCAACCCCTCCAAGTTCAAATCCTTCCAAAAAGGGGTGAATGAGCTACGGGAAGAGGGTGCCGTGCAAATCATGTACTCTACCGATGAATCGAAACGAGAACCGATTCTGGCGGCAGTTGGCCAATTGCAATTTGAAGTGGTGCAGTTTCGCCTATTAAACGAATACGGTGTGGAAACTCGTCTTGACCCTCTCCCCTATACCGTTGCGCGCTGGGTACTGGATGGTTGGGAAGCCCTTGCAGCCATTGGCCGCATCTTTAATGCTGTCACCGTCAAAGACAGTTGGGGACGGCCGGTGCTGCTCTTTAAGAATGAGTGGAATCTGCAACAGACAATGGCAGATCATCCCAAACTGCGCCTGAGCGCGATCGCCCCCCTTGCCGCTGCTGTGCCTGCCTAG
- the thrS gene encoding threonine--tRNA ligase produces the protein MPESAAPIHLPKTSESEQLKRIRHTSAHILAMAVQKLFPKAQVTIGPWIENGFYYDFDHPEPFSEKDLKLIEKEMVKIIKRKLPVIREEVTREEAERRIRELGEPYKLEILQDLEEPITIYHLGDEWWDLCAGPHVENTGEINPKAIALESVAGAYWRGDETKAQLQRIYGTAWETPEQLAEYKRRKEEALRRDHRKLGKELGLFIFADPVGPGLPLWTPKGTILRSTLEEFLRKEQMKRGYLPVVSPHIARVDLFKTSGHWQKYKEDMFPLMAEDAEAAAHEQGFVLKPMNCPFHIQIYKSELRSYRDLPLRLAEFGTVYRYEQSGELGGLTRVRGFTVDDSHLFVTPEQLDVEFLNVVDLILSVFRCLRLNKFKARLSFRDPKSDKYIGSDEAWSKAESAIQRAVEQLGMEHFLGIGEAAFYGPKLDFIFEDALGREWQLGTVQVDYNLPERFDLEYVAEDNTRRRPVMIHRAPFGSLERLIGILIEEYAGDFPFWLAPEQVRLLPVGDEQRPYAERVAAQLREQGVRVSVDRSGDRLGKQIRNAETQKIPVMGIVGAKEVESETVSIRTRAAGDVGALPVKQLIEKLTSAMNAMDAEIQWQ, from the coding sequence ATGCCAGAGTCTGCTGCCCCTATCCACCTCCCCAAAACCAGTGAGTCGGAGCAGCTGAAGCGGATTCGCCACACCAGTGCCCACATTCTGGCCATGGCAGTCCAGAAGCTGTTTCCCAAGGCGCAGGTTACAATTGGTCCTTGGATTGAGAATGGGTTTTATTACGATTTTGACCACCCCGAACCCTTCAGTGAAAAAGACCTGAAGCTCATTGAGAAGGAGATGGTCAAGATCATTAAACGCAAGTTACCAGTGATCCGTGAGGAAGTAACCCGTGAGGAAGCTGAGCGGCGTATCCGCGAACTGGGAGAACCCTATAAGCTAGAAATTCTCCAAGACCTCGAAGAGCCAATTACGATTTACCACCTCGGCGATGAGTGGTGGGATCTGTGCGCCGGCCCCCATGTGGAAAACACCGGTGAGATTAACCCCAAGGCGATCGCCCTCGAAAGTGTTGCTGGGGCCTACTGGCGCGGCGATGAAACCAAAGCCCAACTGCAGCGCATTTATGGCACTGCTTGGGAAACCCCTGAGCAACTGGCGGAGTATAAACGCCGCAAGGAAGAAGCCCTGCGCCGCGACCACCGCAAACTGGGCAAAGAGCTGGGTCTCTTTATCTTTGCTGATCCTGTAGGACCAGGGCTACCCCTGTGGACTCCTAAGGGAACGATTCTACGCTCAACCCTCGAGGAATTTCTCAGAAAAGAGCAAATGAAGCGGGGATATCTACCGGTGGTGAGTCCGCACATTGCCCGTGTGGATCTATTTAAGACCTCCGGCCACTGGCAAAAGTACAAAGAGGATATGTTTCCTCTGATGGCTGAAGATGCTGAGGCTGCTGCCCACGAGCAGGGCTTTGTTCTCAAGCCCATGAACTGTCCCTTCCACATTCAAATCTACAAAAGTGAGCTGCGCTCCTATCGCGACTTACCCCTGCGGCTGGCGGAATTTGGTACCGTCTATCGCTATGAGCAGTCGGGAGAATTGGGAGGCTTGACACGGGTGCGGGGCTTTACCGTTGATGACTCCCACCTCTTTGTCACCCCAGAGCAGTTGGATGTCGAGTTTTTGAATGTGGTTGACCTCATTCTCTCGGTCTTCCGCTGTCTGCGTCTGAATAAGTTCAAGGCACGGTTGAGCTTCCGCGATCCCAAATCCGATAAGTACATTGGCTCCGACGAGGCTTGGTCAAAGGCGGAGTCAGCAATTCAGCGAGCGGTAGAACAGTTGGGCATGGAGCATTTCTTGGGGATTGGGGAGGCCGCCTTCTATGGGCCGAAACTAGACTTTATCTTTGAGGATGCTCTCGGTCGTGAGTGGCAGTTGGGAACGGTTCAGGTGGACTACAATTTGCCTGAGCGCTTTGATTTGGAATACGTTGCTGAGGACAATACCCGCCGCCGACCAGTGATGATTCACCGTGCCCCCTTTGGCTCGCTGGAGCGGCTCATTGGCATTCTCATTGAGGAGTATGCAGGGGATTTCCCCTTCTGGCTGGCACCAGAGCAAGTGCGCCTGTTGCCCGTGGGGGATGAGCAACGCCCCTATGCCGAACGTGTGGCCGCTCAACTGCGAGAGCAGGGTGTGCGCGTGAGCGTGGATCGCAGTGGCGATCGCCTAGGTAAACAAATCCGCAATGCTGAAACCCAGAAAATTCCCGTGATGGGCATTGTGGGTGCCAAGGAAGTCGAAAGCGAGACCGTGAGTATCCGCACCCGTGCTGCAGGCGATGTCGGCGCCTTGCCGGTTAAACAACTGATCGAGAAACTGACATCGGCAATGAATGCAATGGATGCCGAGATTCAGTGGCAGTAG
- the galE gene encoding UDP-glucose 4-epimerase GalE, with product MTINNGNNSPLILVTGGAGYIGSHTVLALQQAGFQVLILDSLERGHRDLVESVLKTELIVGHIGDRSLLDWIFQTYPVTAVMHFAAYIEVGESVRSPDRFYQNNVYGALTLLQAMVAAAIPYFVFSSTAAVYGLPSEVPIRETCPCAPINPYGRSKWMVEQIAADMGRAYGLKSVIFRYFNAAGADPDSRLGEDHHPETHLIPLVLQAAMGRRPHICIYGTDYPTPDGTCIRDYIHVVDLAQAHVLGLKYLLSGGDSEIFNLGNGQGFSVRQIIEAAQRVTGCSIPVVEGDRRAGDAAILVANSDRARQILGWQPQYPDIEQIIDHAWRWHQYRHS from the coding sequence ATGACAATTAATAATGGTAATAATTCGCCGCTGATTCTGGTCACCGGGGGCGCGGGCTATATTGGCAGCCATACCGTTTTGGCACTGCAGCAAGCCGGCTTTCAGGTTCTGATTTTAGATAGCCTTGAGCGAGGGCACCGCGATTTGGTCGAGTCTGTTCTTAAAACAGAACTCATTGTGGGTCATATTGGCGATCGCTCCCTCTTAGATTGGATTTTTCAAACCTATCCCGTGACGGCAGTAATGCACTTTGCTGCCTATATTGAAGTGGGCGAGTCTGTCCGCTCCCCCGATCGCTTTTATCAAAATAATGTTTATGGTGCCCTGACCCTCTTACAGGCGATGGTGGCCGCCGCGATTCCCTATTTTGTCTTTTCCTCCACAGCCGCCGTCTATGGCTTGCCCTCAGAGGTGCCGATTCGCGAAACCTGTCCCTGTGCTCCCATTAACCCCTACGGGCGCTCCAAGTGGATGGTGGAGCAAATTGCTGCCGATATGGGCAGAGCCTACGGCCTCAAGTCGGTGATTTTCCGCTATTTCAATGCCGCAGGCGCCGATCCCGACTCCCGCTTAGGGGAAGATCATCATCCAGAAACCCACTTGATTCCCCTAGTGTTGCAGGCGGCGATGGGGCGACGCCCCCACATCTGCATTTATGGCACAGATTACCCTACTCCCGATGGCACCTGCATTCGCGACTACATCCATGTCGTGGATCTAGCCCAAGCCCATGTGCTGGGATTAAAGTACCTCCTGAGTGGCGGCGACTCGGAAATTTTTAACTTGGGGAATGGCCAAGGCTTTTCGGTGCGGCAAATTATTGAAGCCGCTCAGAGGGTCACAGGTTGTTCGATTCCAGTCGTTGAGGGCGATCGCCGAGCAGGAGACGCCGCAATCCTCGTTGCCAATAGCGATCGCGCCCGTCAGATTTTAGGTTGGCAGCCGCAGTACCCTGACATCGAGCAAATCATTGATCACGCTTGGCGATGGCACCAATACCGCCACAGCTAA
- the recR gene encoding recombination mediator RecR yields MSSVYTRPLARLIEQLQRLPGIGPKTAQRLALHLIKRPEADIQALAQALLDAKQQVGLCSVCFHLSAEPVCDICASPQRDDHTICVVADSRDVIAIEKTREYHGKYHVLGGLISPLEGITPEHLHIQPLIQRASQAQVKEVILAINPSIEGETTTLYVGQLLRPFVKVTRIAFGLPVGGDLDYADEMTLARALAGRREIEWQ; encoded by the coding sequence ATGAGTAGTGTCTATACCCGTCCCCTTGCTCGTCTCATTGAGCAGTTGCAACGCCTGCCGGGCATTGGCCCAAAAACCGCCCAACGTCTTGCCCTCCATCTGATCAAACGTCCCGAAGCCGATATCCAAGCCTTGGCTCAAGCCCTCCTTGACGCCAAACAGCAGGTGGGACTCTGCTCCGTTTGTTTCCACCTCTCTGCGGAACCCGTGTGCGACATCTGCGCCTCCCCCCAGCGGGACGATCACACCATTTGTGTTGTGGCGGACTCCCGCGATGTCATTGCCATTGAAAAAACCCGTGAGTACCACGGCAAGTACCATGTCTTGGGGGGACTCATTTCTCCGCTAGAGGGCATCACCCCCGAACACCTGCACATTCAACCTCTGATTCAGCGCGCCAGCCAAGCACAGGTCAAAGAAGTGATTTTGGCCATCAACCCCAGTATTGAAGGGGAAACGACCACTCTCTATGTGGGGCAGCTGCTGCGGCCTTTTGTGAAGGTGACTCGCATTGCCTTTGGCCTACCGGTGGGCGGTGATCTTGACTATGCCGATGAAATGACCCTTGCCCGTGCCCTTGCCGGTCGCCGGGAAATTGAGTGGCAGTAG
- a CDS encoding chlorophyll a/b-binding protein, producing the protein MRGGSIIDDQGKMNNFAIEPKMYVMSEPQAGFTPYAELFNGRLAMIGFISLLALEVITGHGLIGFLNSL; encoded by the coding sequence ATGAGAGGTGGTAGCATTATTGATGATCAAGGCAAAATGAACAACTTTGCCATTGAACCCAAAATGTACGTGATGAGTGAGCCGCAGGCTGGGTTTACTCCCTATGCAGAACTGTTCAATGGTCGCTTGGCCATGATTGGCTTTATCTCCCTGCTGGCCTTGGAAGTGATTACGGGTCACGGTCTGATTGGCTTTTTGAATAGCCTCTAG
- a CDS encoding bestrophin family protein has translation MSRFSFLGFHPFRRQLPRDRSGVAKFLLQPPQWLRLALRLRGSVIPAILSEVLFCGGFGVLVTVIDLYVINVHWPVLGSLIPSIVLGLLLVFRTNTAYERFWEGRRQWGNIVNNSRSLTRLMWTAIDENSPEDHQAKIDAVHLVGVFAIATKQHLRGESFAELEPLLKPHQYKELQTVQNVPLRIALWIEDYLHQQHRRGHLSLYQLTYIDELLVQLVDAMGACERILKTPMPLAYAIHLKQLLFLYCLLLPFQLVDNLVWWTGPMVGLIAFTLFGVEEIGIEIENPFGRDLNDLPLDAICLTMQQNINDLISAPTHRHRSPQPFS, from the coding sequence ATGAGCCGCTTCTCTTTCCTCGGTTTTCACCCCTTCAGACGCCAATTACCCCGAGATCGGTCGGGCGTGGCGAAGTTTTTGTTGCAACCGCCGCAATGGTTACGTCTTGCCCTGCGTTTGCGTGGCTCAGTCATTCCGGCCATTCTTTCGGAAGTCCTCTTTTGCGGTGGCTTTGGCGTCTTGGTGACGGTGATCGACCTTTATGTGATCAATGTCCACTGGCCAGTGCTAGGCAGTCTCATTCCCTCGATTGTGCTGGGGTTGCTCCTCGTCTTTCGCACCAACACTGCCTATGAGCGCTTTTGGGAAGGCCGCCGCCAGTGGGGCAACATTGTGAATAATTCCCGCAGCCTAACCCGCTTGATGTGGACTGCCATTGACGAAAATAGTCCGGAGGATCACCAAGCCAAAATTGATGCCGTTCATTTAGTGGGGGTGTTTGCGATCGCCACCAAGCAACACCTGCGAGGAGAATCCTTTGCCGAACTGGAACCCCTGCTCAAGCCCCATCAATACAAAGAGCTACAAACGGTGCAAAATGTCCCCTTGCGCATTGCCCTGTGGATTGAGGACTATCTGCACCAACAACACCGCCGAGGGCACCTGTCCCTATATCAACTCACCTACATAGATGAACTGTTGGTGCAATTGGTGGATGCCATGGGTGCCTGTGAGCGAATTTTGAAAACACCGATGCCCCTTGCCTATGCCATTCATCTCAAGCAGCTATTATTTCTCTATTGCTTGCTGCTACCCTTTCAACTGGTGGATAACCTCGTGTGGTGGACAGGCCCAATGGTGGGACTCATTGCTTTTACCCTCTTTGGCGTTGAAGAAATTGGCATCGAAATTGAAAATCCCTTTGGCCGTGACCTCAATGATCTGCCCTTGGATGCAATTTGCCTAACAATGCAGCAGAATATCAATGACCTCATTAGTGCGCCGACCCATCGCCATCGCTCCCCCCAGCCCTTTTCTTAA
- a CDS encoding response regulator produces the protein MTSRKVLVIDDSKVIRMRVREMLPEGDYEILEAKDGREGLQLIEQSEPTLIMLDFLLPKVSGWEVYQELEKNDLLGAIPLVIMSGRKEEVTEKLQEPFEWFEFIEKPFEKEQLEAAIQEAFRKARKPRPVKAAAPAEVTAPVAVDLTPIYDKLAALEGAIQALQAQSVKANDFAQLQATVTQLQQQLAATASGGDDNRLAALEAEDQRLHHEVEQLKRAIHQIVTALRRLQGGH, from the coding sequence GTGACTAGCCGCAAAGTCCTTGTCATTGACGACAGTAAAGTAATCCGGATGCGGGTCCGTGAAATGTTGCCAGAGGGCGACTACGAAATCCTTGAGGCCAAGGATGGCCGTGAGGGGTTGCAACTCATTGAGCAGTCTGAGCCGACGTTGATCATGCTGGATTTTCTGCTGCCGAAGGTGAGCGGCTGGGAAGTCTATCAAGAATTGGAGAAAAATGATCTCCTTGGCGCCATCCCCCTCGTGATTATGTCAGGGCGCAAGGAAGAGGTCACCGAAAAGCTCCAAGAACCCTTTGAGTGGTTTGAGTTCATTGAGAAACCCTTTGAAAAAGAACAACTCGAAGCAGCGATTCAAGAGGCCTTTCGCAAAGCTCGTAAGCCCAGACCCGTCAAAGCAGCAGCACCTGCGGAAGTAACGGCTCCCGTTGCTGTGGATCTCACCCCCATCTATGACAAACTGGCCGCCCTTGAAGGTGCCATTCAAGCTTTGCAGGCACAATCTGTCAAAGCAAATGACTTTGCTCAACTCCAAGCAACGGTTACTCAACTGCAACAGCAACTAGCGGCAACAGCTAGTGGTGGGGATGACAATCGCCTCGCCGCTTTGGAAGCGGAAGACCAGCGGTTACACCACGAAGTCGAGCAATTGAAGCGAGCCATCCACCAAATTGTGACGGCATTGCGGCGATTGCAAGGGGGGCACTAA